Part of the Aquimarina sp. TRL1 genome, TGCAGACACAAGTACAGCCTTTAACATCAATATTTTCAAGGAAATCCTTGATTTCAAAGCATTAAAACCGAAACAGATTTCTAAAAACGCCTTTATTTTTGGTTATGAAGGAGCAGCAGATAGTTTACAAATCAAACTACTATCGGAAACTCCCGAAGATTTTGTAAGCAAAGTAATCCCTGTAAAAGATAAAGACACCGTGCAATATTGGTTTACTCCTTTTTTTGAAACGGATTCTTTGAAATTTCAGGTTACGAATGCTCCTAATTACAAAGATACTTTACTTACCCGGTTCAAAGACCAGTACAAGGATTCTTTAATGGTAAAAAGTGATATCCAGGGACATATTCCCTTTGACAAACATTTTTCTTTTTCTGCCAATACCCCCTTGACATCAATAGACAAAGAACGAATTACAATTACAGATAAAGATACCACTTCTGTTCCCTTTAAAGCACATTTGGACAGCATATCCAACAATGCATCCCTTACTTTTGAAAAAGCTGAAAACGATTTTTATACAATTACCTTACTACCAGAAGCTGTATCCGATTTTATTGGCAATGTCAATGATACTTTGACATTCGCCATTCGAACAAAAAAATATTCTGACTACGGAAAAATCTTTCTAACACTAAAAGAAGTACAGCAATATCCTGTTTTGGTACAACTGACAGACGAAAAAGGGATTGTTTATAAAGAACAAGTAGCTTCTGATGATAAGACTATTGTCTTCGAAAACCTGTTACCGAATAAATACAATATTCGGGTTATTATTGATGAGAATAAAAATGAAAAATGGGATACTGGTAACTTCCTGAAGCAACTACAACCAGAAAAGGTACACCATTATCCGGAGGTGATCGATGTACGAGCTAACTGGGAGCTAAAACAAATATTTACTTTACAAAACGAAGACGAATAAAAGGCTACAAAGCATTTAAAGATGAATCGTAAAACGATCAGCATCTTCCAGAAACGGGAATTTTTTTCGAGTCTTATCGAGATGGTTTTTATCAAGAGATGTGTAAATTACACTCTCTTTTTCCAGCAAACTGGCATCTGACAACTCTTTTCCAAGCATATCAAATACCCGGGAATGCCCATTATATTCATATCCATTCCCATCGAGTCCGACCCTATTAACCCCGATGCAATATGACATATTCTCAATTGCTCTGGCTTTTAATAAAGTATCCCAGGCTTCAATTCTGATTTTAGGCCAACTTGCCACATATAGCAGCACATCATATTCCTGAGTATTTCTCGCCCATACCGGAAATCTTAGATCATAACAAATCAATGGTCGTATTCGCCACCCTTTATACATTATTACTAACTGATCCGATCCGGCTTTATATACCTGATGTTCTTTTGCCAGCGTAAATAATTGTCGTTTATTATATGTATGCATTTTTCCACTGGGTTCTACAAATACAAAACGATTGTAATACGCTCCCTCCTCTATAACGGTTAAACTTCCGCAAATAGCTATCTTCTTTTCTCCAGCTAACTGCTTCATCCATTTAATAGTTTCTCCTTCTGGGGCTTCTGCTACTTCATATGGATTCATCGTAAATCCAGAAGTAAACATTTCTGGAAGGACGACAATATCTATTCCTTCATTTACAGCATGTATTTTTTTACCTAAAACTGCCCTGTTTTGAACTGGATTCTCCCATGCTAAGTGACTTTGAAATAACGCAAGATGAAGTATATTATTCATATAAAAACAACACTAATGATTTTCTCCGAGAAAGATACTTAATCTTTTATTATTCTCAAGGATTTTAATTGAGCACATGTATTATCAATAATCCCTCGACATTTTTCAAGAAAATCCTTATTTTCGCAACCTTAACAGAATGAAAGATTCCATGAGCACTAAGTTTACTGAATACAAAGGACTTGACTTGCCAAAAGTGGCAGAAGACATACTTGATTTTTGGCAGAAAAATAATATTTTCGAAAAGAGTATCACCGAACGGGAAAACGCAGCACCTTTTGTGTTTTTTGAAGGACCGCCATCGGCAAATGGACTTCCTGGTATTCACCACGTTATGGCTCGTGCGATTAAAGATATTTTCTGTAGATACAAAACACAAAAAGGATATCAGGTAAAGCGAAAAGCTGGATGGGACACACATGGTCTTCCTGTAGAACTTGGTGTAGAAAAGGAATTAGGAATCACCAAAGAAGATATCGGCAAAAAAATCAGTATAGAAGAATATAACGAAGCTTGTAAAAAAGCGGTAATGCGTTATACCGACATCTGGAATGATCTCACAGAAAAAATAGGATATTGGGTTGATATGGAAGACCCATATATTACCTATAAGTCCAAATATATGGAGAGTGTGTGGTGGCTTCTTTCTCAGATATACAAAAAAGGACTACTGTATAAAGGATATACAATACAACCGTATTCTCCAAAAGCAGGGACAGGATTAAGTTCTCATGAACTTAATCAACCCGGAACATATCAGGATGTAACAGACACTACTGTTGTCGCTCAGTTCAAAGCAAAAAAAGAAACACTTCCTTCGCTATTTGCAGATGTAGAAGGAGACATTCATTTCCTTGCCTGGACCACGACTCCCTGGACACTTCCCTCTAATACAGCCCTTACCGTAGGACCAAAAATTGATTATGTGCTTGTAAAAACTTATAATCAATATACTTTTGAACCTATTCAGGTAATCTTGGCTAAAAACCTGGTTGGAAAACAATTTTCAGGAAAGTTTGTCCTTGCCGAATCAGAAGAAGCTCTTACTAATTTTAAACAAGGAGATAAGAAAATCCCTTACATTATCACCAAAGAATGTAAAGGAGCAGATTTAGCAGAAATCAGATATGAACAACTTTTAGATTTTGTATTACCAAACGATACTCCTGAAAATGCTTTTCGAGTAATTACAGGAGATTTTGTCACTACAGAAGATGGAACAGGAATTGTTCACACAGCTCCTACCTTTGGTGCAGACGATGCCCTGGTTGCCAAACAAGCAACTCCTGAGGTTCCTCCAATGTTAGTAAAAGATGACAACGGAAACCTGGTACCACTTGTAGACCTGCAAGGTAAGTTTACAAAACACGTTGGAGAGTTTGCCGGAAAATATGTAAAGAATGAATACTACAATGAGGGAGAGGCTCCGGAAAAATCAGTCGATGTAGAGATCGCAATCAAATTAAAAATAGAAAATAAGGCCTTCAAGGTTGAAAAATACGTGCACAGTTACCCTAATTGCTGGAGAACTGACAAGCCTATACTATACTATCCATTAGACTCTTGGTTTATAAAGGTCACGGACTTTAAAGATCGTATGCACGAATTAAACCTGGGAATCAACTGGAAACCTAAAGCTACAGGAGAAGGACGATTCGGAAACTGGCTTGCCAATGCTAATGACTGGAACTTATCCCGTTCTCGTTTTTGGGGAATTCCATTACCGATCTGGAGAACTGAAGACAGAAAAGAAGAAATCATCATTGGTTCTGTAGAGGAATTAAAAGCTGAAATGGAAAAGGCTGTAAAAGCAGGAGTATTGGATCGTGATCTTTTTGCAGACTTTGTCGTAGGAGATATGAGCGAAGAGAACTATGATAAAATAGATCTTCATAAAAATGTAGTAGACAATATAACGCTGGTTTCTGATTCAGGAAAACCAATGAAGAGAGAAAGCGACCTTATTGATGTTTGGTTTGATTCTGGAGCGATGCCATATGCACAATGGCATTACCCATTCGAAAACAAAGAAAAAGTAGAATCCGGAGACAGAAAAGCCGATTTTATAGCAGAAGGAGTAGACCAGACACGAGGTTGGTTCTACACGCTACATGCTATCGGAACAATGATCTTCGATGATGTTGCCTATAAAAATGTCGTTTCAAACGGGCTAGTACTCGACAAAAATGGTCAGAAAATGTCAAAACGACTAGGGAATGCGGTCGATCCTTTTGAAACATTAAAAACATACGGACCTGATGCTACCAGATGGTATATGATTAGTAATGCAAATCCCTGGGATAACCTAAAATTTGATTCAGAAGGAATTGCTGAAGTACGTCGTAAATTCTTTGGTACGCTATACAATACGTATTCTTTTTTTAGTTTGTATGCCAACATCGATAACTTTACCTATAATGAAGAAGATGTCCCATTAGCAGAACGACCAGAGATAGACCGATGGATTTTAAGTGAACTTCATTCGCTGATCAAAAATGTAGATGCGTATTACAACGATTACGAACCAACAAAAGCCACCAGAGCCATTTCAGACTTTGTACAGGAAAACTTAAGCAACTGGTTTGTTCGATTAAGCAGAAGAAGATACTGGAAAGGAGATTACCAACAGGATAAAATTTCTGCATATCAGACCTTATACACCTGTATGCTTACTGTTGCCAAATTAGGAGCTCCTGTAGCCCCTTTCTTTATGGATCGCCTTTATAAAGATTTGACAAAATACACCAATAAAGAATCACATGAGAGTGTGCATCTGTCTACATTCCCTGAATTTGATGAAAAATTTGTAGACAAGGCTTTAGAACGCAAAATGCAAAAGGCACAGATTATATCATCCCTAGTGCTTTCACTACGTCAAAAAGAAAAAATAAAAGTACGTCAACCACTTCAGCGAATTATGATTCCGATCCTTACAAATGAAGAAAGAGACGAAATTTCGCAAATCGCTGATTTAATTAAAAATGAGGTAAATGTAAAAGACATTGAACTTATAGACGATGCTTCGGGAATCCTCGTTAAGCAAATAAAACCTAATTTTAAAGCATTAGGCCCTCGTTTCGGAAAAGACATGAAGCTGATTGCCAGTGAAATACAAAAATTAGATCAAAAAAGTATCAAAACCCTAGAACAAACTGGTCGTTTTGACATAGAAATTAATGATAAAATTATTACCTTAGAGACAAGTGATGTTGAGATTAGCTCACAAGATATCGAAGGTTGGCTGGTTGCTAATTCTGGTCCATTGACCGTTGCACTGGACGTAACGATTACACCGGAACTAAAAAAGGAAGGTATCGCCAGAGAGCTTATCAACAGAATACAAAACATTCGTAAGGATAGTGGCTTTGAAGTGACAGATAAGATAGAAATCGTTTTCCAGGAAAATGAAATCATCAGAGACGCTATCAGTACTAATGAAGCGTACATTAAAAATGAAACTTTAACCAAAACAATTGATTTTGCGGAAGATATAATAAATGGTACAGAAATTGCGTTTGATGACATCGCAACCCAATTGTTAATTAAAAAACATTAAGAGCATGGCAGGAGACATAAAAGCAAGGTACAGTGATTCAGATCTGGCAATGTTTAAGGAAATCATTCTCGAAAAAATGGAAAAAGCCAAAAAAGATCTGGAATTACTACAAAGCTCATACAAAAATGATGGTAACAACGGAACAGATGATACCTCACCTACTTTCAAAGCCTTTGAAGAAGGAAGTGAGACAATGTCTAAAGAAGCGAATACGCAGTTAGCAATCCGTCAGGAAAAATTTGTACGAGATTTAAAAAACGCCTTATTACGAATCGAAAACAAAACGTATGGTGTCTGTAGAGTAACTGGAAAATTAATTAATCCAGAACGTCTGAAGTTAGTTCCTCATGCCACACTAAGCATTGAGGCAAAAAATATGCAGAAGTAAGCTACCTCAGCGTAAAAACAGCTACTGAATAATTTTTATACAAAAGTGTTTTCTGATATGATTATTAGAAAACACTTTTTTATATCCCTTCCTTTTCTACTGTATACTTGTGAAACTACTGCTCTCCATCTTGTTATTGCTAAACTCTTCCTTACTTCTGGGACAATACAGGTCTGAAAAAGAGCAGGCTCTTAACGGTATTGACAGCATTGTATTCATCATGAATTACAGCCACAGTATTCATATAGAAAATACGCAAGAAGTAAAAATGCACATCGAAACAATGGCAGACGGAGAGTATAAAAACAATGTATTATTACGAATCGAGCAAAAAAATAAAACGCTATACGTTACTGAGGTATTACAACCATTTCTCTCTATAGAAGATGACAAGTTAAGTGCTCATAAAATCTTTTCGTTAAAAACCCGCATCCGACTTCCATCACATCTTTATGTTACTACAAAATCAACAACAGCTACACTTGCTATAGAAGGCTCTTTTAAGCACCTATTCACTGAACTGAATAGTGGTTCCTGCATCCTTACATCTTTTGTAGGAGACGCTATTATTAATACTTATAGAGGAGACATTACCCTATACACTAAAAATGCAACGATCTCCTCCCGCTCTGTTACTGGGAATATCTCTTCAGAACCTATTTTTGGACAACATCAAATCCTGTTAAAATCCATAAGTGGCAATATAAATATTCACAAAATAAAATAAAACACTATTTTTGTTCGTCATCAAATTATTGACTTGTCTAAATCAAAAGTATATATGTCATTAAAGAAGTCTATTTTAGTTATAATTTTGGTTCTGTTAATAGATCAAATCTCCAAGATTTACATCAAAACTACTTTTACACTGCATGAAGAAGTAAAAGTTTTTGACTGGTTCAGAATTATTTTTGTAGAAAACAAAGGAATGGCATGGGGAGTAGAGCTCCCTGGTAATTACGGGAAACTAATCCTGACATTATTCAGGCTTGTTGCTATTACAGGTATTGCCTATTGGTTATACGACTCTATTCGCAAAAATAGTGCTCCAATCCTTACCTTTTGTATTGCATTGATTTTTGCCGGTGCTTTTGGAAATATTGTAGACTCTCTTTTTTACGGTTTATTATTCAATGAAAGTACTGCTGTACAAGTTGCACAGTTCCTTCCTGAAGGTGGAGGGTATGAAACTCTTTTCTATGGGAAGGTTGTCGACATGATCCAGTTTCCATTGTACAATGACATCCTGCCTGAATGGATCCCATTTATAGGAGGCACTCACTTTTCCTTTTTTGACCCTGTATTTAATATTGCTGATTCAGCTATTAGCATTGGTGTTTTTCTTCTCATTATCTTCAACAAAAAGGCATTCCCTAAAAAAGAGGCATAATAAGTTTACACTGCTACCGAAAGATCATAGTTCTTATTTTTCGAACTGATATATTTTTTCCGGAGTAACACAATAATCCAAGCGGATATCTGTAGGCAATACTCCTTCTATTATTTCTTCAGCAGGAAACACAGACAATCCTATCTTTATTGTTTCGGAGTTACAACTTGCTAAAAACCGATCATAGAACCCTTTGCCATAACCAATTCGATTTCCTTGTTCATCAAATACTAATAGTGGTACAAATACTACTTCTAATTGTCTTTCATCCATTTTGATTCCATCTACCGGCTCGGGTATGCCCCATTTATTGACTTTCATCACAGTATTATCAGTGAGTAAGATATGGGAAAGGGTATATAGCTCAAAATCGCTTTTTGAAATGACCACGTTCTTATCCTTACCCTGTAAAATATGGAGAATAAATTCCGTGTTGATTTCTTTCTGTTTTTTAATAGATAAAAAAAGATGATAGGTCGATAATTGCCAGATGGGTAATTGCAATAATCTGTTGGCAATTTCCATACTCATCTCTTCCAATTCTTCTTCATCTATAGCTGCTCTAAGTAATTTATATTTAACTCGTAATTCTTGTTTCGTCATTTTTACTTTCTAAAAGTTCTGTGGTTATATGAAGAATCGCATCTCCTTTATATACTATTGGAGCTTCATTCACATTAATAATATACCCTTCATTAGGGGCTTTTACTTCATATCTCTTTTTTCCATACGGATCTGTAATTGTTGCCAATACCTCATCTTTTACCACTTTTTTTCCATAAGGAATTTTCACATGTAAAAGTCCACTATATTTTGCTCTCACCCAGGTACTCTTCTTTATTACAATTGTCTCTCTTCTTATTTCTGATATTTTAAAATTCGTATCCAGCATCCCTAAGTAATCCAATACCCTAATCGTACCATACACTCCTTCTCTGGCAATATCCTTATTACTGCTCATTGATTTTCCTCCTTCAAACAACAAAATATCTTTCCCCATCTTTGTACAGGTGTTCCGATAAGAACCTTTAAGATTTTTAGACAATAAGGTAAAGGGAGCATTAAACACTTTAGATAAAGCGATTAGCTGATCATCTCCTGGCGCCACACGTATATGGGGTGCATTAAAACGGCTTCCTCCTCCTGTGTGGAAATCCAGACAGATATCCGCAACCGGGAGAATCTCATTTACAAACTGATAGGCAAACCTACTCGCTAAAGAACCATTTTTCTTTCCTGGAAATATTCTATTAAGATCTCTTCCATCCGGAAAGAATCGATTCATATTCAAAAAACCAAATACATTTAATACGGGAACACAAATGATCGTCCCTTTTTTTGGTTTATTTATTTTTTTGGCTATTACCTGTCGCACAACTTCAACCCCATTAATCTCATCTCCATGAATCCCTCCTGTTATCAAAACTGTGGGACCTGGATTTTTTGATCGTTCTATGATAATCGGAATTTCGACCTTTGTAGAGGTAAACAGATTCGCAATATTAAAATTAATAGTTTTACTAACCCCTAATTTTATTTGCTCACCTAAGATATTAAGAACATCTTCTTCTTTATTCATATGATTTATACGCTTCGTTCTATATAACGAATTATTGTTTTTGCTATATCCTTCCCTGTGGCTCTTTCTATTCCTTCTAAGCCAGGAGAAGAATTTACCTCTAAGATAAGAGGCCCTCTTTCACTTTGTAACATATCTACTCCAGCAACTCCTAATTTCATAGCCTTAGCTGCTTTAATCGCCATTACCTCTTCTTCATCTGTTAATTCAATTACAGAAGCTGTTCCTCCTCTGTGTAGATTGGATCGAAACTCTCCTTCTTTCCCCTGTCGTTTCATTGCTCCTACCACCTGACCATCGACAACAAAAGCACGGATATCTGCGCCTTTTGCTTCTTTGATATACTCTTGCACAATCACACGTGCCTGCAATCCATTGAATGCTTCAATTACGGATTCTGCTGCATTTTTTGTCTCTGCAAGCACTACTCCTAACCCCTGAGTTCCTTCTAGTAACTTAATAATCAATGGAGCTCCTCCTACATGTGCAATCACCCCATCAATATCCCTGGAATAGTTGGTAAATACCGTTTTAGGAAGTCCCAGTCCTGCTTTAGACAGTATCTGCAAACTTCTTAATTTATCCCGGGAACGGATCAGCGCTTGAGATTCTACAGTTGTAAATACATTCATCATTTCGAATTGTCGCACTACCGCTGTTCCATAATAGGTTATAGAAGAACCTATTCTGGGAATGATCGCATCTACATGATCTAGTTTTTTACCTCTGTAATAGATCTCCGGCTTTTTTTTCTCCATTACCAAATCACAATTCAGCGGATCAATTACCTGAACATTGTGCTTTCGTTTTATCGCCGCCTGCACTAATACATCCGTAGAGTATAAACTCGCATTTCGCGATAGAATTTTAATATTCATTCGTACAGAAATTATATGATTGATCCTCTAATGCTGTATCAACAATATACTTACCACTGAGAAATTTACGCCCTAATAAAACCGGAAAACGCATATCTCTGCGCGAAGATAATGTGAGTGTTATTGGATTAACCTTTTTAAATAAACATATTTTTGTTTTTACCACATAGCGTTCTTCTATTTCGCCATTACTGCTCTTGACAGCGGTAATATCATAATTTTTAAAAACAAATTGCTTCCCGTTATACTCCGGATAACTCTGATCCAAAAAACAACACTGAAGCTCTTTCTTCTTTTCTTTTATGTGTAAACAATGAATAGAAGAGGTGTATGCTCCGGTATCAATCTTTATATCAATACCGTACAATTCCAACAGCGGAAAATCTGCTTTATCTGTTCTTCCTATTATAATTTTTTTATTCTCCAAAAACATTCAAATTATAAATTACTAAAATAAAAAAAAACACAACGCTTCAAACACCTTATTTCGCTTGCTTCCCGCTTAATTAGATATTCGTATCTTTTTATTCAAAAAACAAGTATTCATAACTACAAAATAACGTCAAAACATTATTTTTACCCTAGAAATATGGATACACCTTCTTTAGACATACAAATTAAAACATTACCCTCTAGTCCCGGAGTATATCAATATTATGATAAGGACAACAAACTCCTATATATTGGTAAAGCAAAAAACCTAAAGAAAAGGGTATCTTCTTATTTCACTAAACACCATGATAGCTACAGAATCAATGTACTGGTCAAAAAGATTAACACCATAAAACACATAGTAGTCGAAACAGAAACAGATGCCTTACTACTAGAAAATAATCTTATAAAAAAACACCAACCTCGATTCAATGTCATGTTGAAAGATGACAAAACCTACCCATGGATTTGCATCAAAAAAGAACGATTCCCAAGAGTATTCCTAACCAGAAATCTCATAAAGGATGGCTCTGAATATTTTGGTCCTTATACCAGCGTAAAAACTGTTCACACTTTATTAGAATTGATAAAAGGATTATACCCTATAAGGACCTGCAATTACGATTTATCACCTCATAAAATTCAAAATGGTAAATATAAAGTTTGCCTGGAGTATCATTTGGGGAACTGCTTAGGCCCCTGCGAGGATATGCAAAGTGAAGAAGCCTATATCAATAACATAGAAGCGATTCGACAGATTATCAAAGGAAACTTCAAAGAATCCTTACATCAGTTTTGGAAACAAATGATGCTTCACTCCGAAAATATGGAGTTCGAAGAAGCTCAGCAAATCAAAGAGAAAATAGACGTTCTAAAAAATTACCAGGCACGTTCTACCATTGTCAATCCAAAAATTAATAATGTAGATGTGTTCTCTATCATATCCGATGAATCTTATGGGTATGTCAATTTTCTCCAACTCTCACATGGTTCAATTATCAGATCTCATACCATGGAGATAAAGAAAAAGCTCAGTGAAAGCGATAAAGAGCTTCTGGAGCTTTCTATTATTGAAATCAGACAGCGGTTTAACTCCAGGTCCAAAGAGATTTTTTCATCCATTAAGGTCAATGTAGGGGATACCATAAAAGTAACTGTTCCTCAACTAGGTGATAAAAAGAAAATAGTAGACCTCTCTGTTAGAAATGCAAAATATTACCGTCAAGAACGTTTTAAACAAATAAAAATAACGGATCCTGATCGACATGTAAATCGATTATTAGCACAGATCAAAAAGGATTTACGACTTCCGGTTACTCCTACACACATAGAATGCTTTGACAACTCGAATATACAAGGAACAAACCCAGTAGCTGCCTGCGTGGTTTTTAAAAATGCTAAGCCTAGTAAAAAAGACTATCGAAAATTCAATATAAAAACCGTGGAAGGCCCTAATGATTTTGCTTCTATGGAAGAGGTTGTATATCGCAGATACAAAAGATTACTGGATGAAGAACAGCCCTTGCCTCAGTTAATCATTGTAGACGGAGGAAAAGGACAACTTTCTTCTGGACTAAAAGCTTTAGAAACATTAGGTCTTCGAGGAAAAATTACCATTATCGGAATTGCCAAGCGCCTGGAAGAAATCTATTATCCAGGAGATTCTATTCCGTTATATCTGGATAAAAAATCAGAAAGCCTTAAAGTAATCCAACACTTGAGGAATGAGGCCCATCGTTTTGGAATTACTTTCCATAGACAAAAAAGAAGTAAAGCTGCTCTTAACACTGAATTAGAAAACATTCCCGGCATCGGAGAAAAAACAGTCGTGGAACTACTGAAACATTTTAGGTCATTAGCCGTCATTAAAAAAGCATCTAAAGAAGAACTTTCCGAAGTAATCGGAAATTCCAAAGCCCTAAAAGTTTATAATTATTATCTTTCAAAAAAAGAATAAACCGTACTAATGTCACTACTAAAAACAACACTATCAGCACTTATTTGGATTGTTCTACTAGTAGTCCCTTTTTTAAGCTTCTCACAAGAAGATCTCTCATTAAACATACCCAATGACAGTACTCAGACAGAAAACGATCTAAAAGTCGGTGTTGTCCTCAGTGGAGGGGGAGCAAAAGGACTAGCTCATATTGGTGCTTTAAAAATCATAGAAGACGCTGGTATACGAATCGACTACATAGGAGGCACCAGTATGGGAGCTATTGTCGGCTCTCTATACGCTGCAGGGTATAATGCCAAAGAACTCGATTCTATTTTTCGATCTGTGGATTTTGATATGCTGATTCAGGATAATATTCCCCGGGAAGCCAAAACTTTTTATGAAAAAGAAGATGCCGAAAAATACGCAATTTCTCTTCCTTTTGATCGGTTTAAAATTGGTCTCCCAAAAAGTTTATCTAAAGGACAAAACTTATACAATCAATTTGCACAACTTACTTCTCACGTTAGTCATATTACAGATTTTGACAAACTCCCGGTTCCTTTTTTCTGTATGGCTGCTAATTTAGAAACGGGAGAACAAGTGCTTTTGGATAAAGGATACCTCCCTGACGCCGTTTCTGCTAGTGGAGCACTTCCCTCTGTTTACGACCCTGTAGAATTAAATGGTATCCTGATGACAGATGGAGGGGTTGCGAATAATTATCCCATAAAAGAAATTAAGAAAAAAGGAGCTCAAGTTGTTATTGGAGTAGATGTGCAAGACAGCCTCATGTCCAGAAAAAACCTTAACTCTGTAGCCAATATCATGCTGCAAATCAGCAACTTCAGAACCATCAAAGATATGAAAGGCAAAGTATCTTCTACTGATATATACATTAAGCCCGATGTACAACAATTCTCTATTTTATCTTTTGATCAGCGCGATGCTATTATCGCCAATGGAGAAAAAGCTGCATTGCGAAAATTAGAGCAACTAAAACAAATAAAACAACAACAACGTCGCAAAAAAAAGCCTAGCATAAGCATTCCCAAAGGAACCGATTCCCTGAGAATAGAAAACTTAGCTATAACAGGGAATAAACAATATACCCGAGCTTATATAAAAGGAAAATTGAAATTAAAAACTCCCTCTACTACTACATTCAACAAACTTAATCAGGGGTTCAATAACCTATCTGCCACGGGGAATTTTGACAGAATCAACCATAAACTGACAGACAACACCCTCTCTTTAGATCTAAAAGAAAGTGAAAACAAAATGCTGTTGCGCTTTGCTGTGCATTATGACAACCTATACAAAACTGCGGCTCTTATTAATGTAACCAGAAAAAAAATACTCTTCAATAATGATGTACTTTCTTTTGACCTGGCATTAGGAGACAATATTCGGTATAATCTCGATTACTATATTGATAATGGTTTTTACTGGAGTGTAGGAATCAAACACCGTTTTAACACCTTAAAAAAAACGGTTCCTTTTGATTTTATTAAAGAATATACTGATATATCAGGAATCGGGATCAACACCGTGGATATTGACTATACAGATTTCAATACTCAAGTATATGCAGAAACACTTCTTAATCAAAACCTCTCTTTGGGAATCGGAGGAGAGGCTAAACGACTTGTAATTGTATCCGAGACCATTGGAACTGACGAGAACCAACTCCCAAGAACCGTTTTTGACAATACAAATTACTGGAGCTTGTTTAGTTATCTAAAATTAGACACGTACAACAATAAATACTTCCCTTCAAAAGGGCTCTTATTCGACTCAGATATCCATACATA contains:
- a CDS encoding patatin-like phospholipase family protein, with protein sequence MSLLKTTLSALIWIVLLVVPFLSFSQEDLSLNIPNDSTQTENDLKVGVVLSGGGAKGLAHIGALKIIEDAGIRIDYIGGTSMGAIVGSLYAAGYNAKELDSIFRSVDFDMLIQDNIPREAKTFYEKEDAEKYAISLPFDRFKIGLPKSLSKGQNLYNQFAQLTSHVSHITDFDKLPVPFFCMAANLETGEQVLLDKGYLPDAVSASGALPSVYDPVELNGILMTDGGVANNYPIKEIKKKGAQVVIGVDVQDSLMSRKNLNSVANIMLQISNFRTIKDMKGKVSSTDIYIKPDVQQFSILSFDQRDAIIANGEKAALRKLEQLKQIKQQQRRKKKPSISIPKGTDSLRIENLAITGNKQYTRAYIKGKLKLKTPSTTTFNKLNQGFNNLSATGNFDRINHKLTDNTLSLDLKESENKMLLRFAVHYDNLYKTAALINVTRKKILFNNDVLSFDLALGDNIRYNLDYYIDNGFYWSVGIKHRFNTLKKTVPFDFIKEYTDISGIGINTVDIDYTDFNTQVYAETLLNQNLSLGIGGEAKRLVIVSETIGTDENQLPRTVFDNTNYWSLFSYLKLDTYNNKYFPSKGLLFDSDIHTYLFVSDVDFLFLKDFKPYSILKSKFGYATPLFSKLSMNVQVEAGSFIGSTDISSLDFALGGFGAQTINNLIPLYGYDYISFTTKSFLKGLLTLDYEFAKKNHLNFSVNAANVGDKIFSSAKEVFSLPIDYSGFAIGYGIDTFAGPVQVKHSYSPELKESQWYFSVGFWF